A genomic region of Tsukamurella pulmonis contains the following coding sequences:
- a CDS encoding phosphotransferase family protein — protein sequence MAEQHPGLDLDVLATWLPQHVAGAGADLSAVLIAGGKSNLTYRISDGASSWILRRPPVGKLLPSAHDMGREYRMMSALGGTAVPVPVMYSYCDDPAVLGAPFYVMSEIDGVPYRRATELEALGAERTRAISERLVDTLVDLHHVDPESVGLGDFGRPEGFLGRQVQRWRKQFAAAHTRDLPKVDELFTALEARVPADSAPGIVHGDYRLDNVLVSPQDEPAAVVDWELATIGDSLTDLALMLVYGRLAKVSAGTVSDVSEAPGFLDEQQIIDRYAAGSSRDLGDFGFYIALSCFKLAGIVEGIHYRYVNGQTVGEGFAEAGQAVNPLLDAGLDALKEN from the coding sequence ATGGCGGAGCAGCACCCGGGCCTCGACCTCGACGTCCTCGCGACCTGGCTCCCGCAGCACGTGGCGGGGGCGGGGGCGGACCTGAGCGCCGTGCTCATCGCCGGCGGCAAGTCCAACCTCACCTACCGCATCTCCGACGGTGCCTCGTCGTGGATCCTGCGCCGGCCACCGGTCGGGAAGCTGCTGCCGTCCGCGCACGACATGGGTCGCGAGTACCGGATGATGTCGGCGCTCGGCGGCACCGCGGTGCCGGTCCCGGTGATGTACTCGTACTGCGACGATCCCGCGGTGCTCGGCGCGCCGTTCTACGTGATGAGCGAGATCGACGGCGTGCCCTACCGCCGCGCGACCGAGCTCGAGGCGCTCGGTGCCGAGCGCACCCGGGCGATCTCCGAGCGCCTCGTGGACACCCTCGTAGACCTGCACCACGTCGATCCGGAGAGCGTCGGCCTGGGCGACTTCGGCCGCCCCGAGGGCTTTCTCGGTCGGCAGGTGCAGCGCTGGCGTAAGCAGTTCGCCGCCGCGCACACCCGCGACCTGCCCAAGGTCGACGAGCTCTTCACCGCGCTCGAGGCCCGCGTCCCCGCCGATTCGGCACCGGGGATCGTGCACGGGGACTACCGTCTCGACAACGTCCTCGTCTCGCCGCAGGACGAGCCGGCGGCCGTCGTCGACTGGGAGCTCGCGACGATCGGCGACTCGCTCACCGACCTCGCCCTGATGCTCGTCTACGGCCGGCTGGCGAAGGTCTCCGCGGGCACCGTCAGCGACGTGAGCGAGGCGCCGGGCTTCCTCGACGAGCAGCAGATCATCGACCGCTACGCCGCCGGATCGAGCCGGGACCTCGGCGATTTCGGCTTCTACATCGCCCTCTCCTGCTTCAAGCTCGCAGGCATCGTCGAGGGCATCCACTACCGCTACGTCAACGGGCAGACCGTGGGCGAGGGCTTCGCCGAGGCCGGCCAGGCAGTGAACCCGCTGCTGGACGCCG